One part of the Enterococcus sp. DIV1094 genome encodes these proteins:
- a CDS encoding lysozyme family protein, with protein sequence MNETYEGNKQENNKQQELLSIKLKHVSTKEQEKKALKKRIRLKKHQQNLARKKSNNLQLKNRNIIDFKQHMVNSQVRKAPLGKGATNKYSKKISHFKKRQLITRKNQLNKVNRNEKHSTTREKAYFIKNKHRSPKEIDHALLGIKKRQIFPNNSGTSRRNKLSSETINKQKLESKKFYHKKQEKLDNNGLNLAGIKNTLTANKQTRAKKLEEKLFGIKDKLEHKHQVLSNSKKIKRLKKKTKIPSKKKFKPNFKKNLAQTAIDTVGRNKDGELNILGVLLVLFIILKLILMLLSVKVMMILAVVIVVVVVIVAIFNFIASIFTIKTEDMALAEAYEHVTFLDARKNKEVQQVFEDFSEDSEIEEVYFVVNGVARPDNNFLYSSDADTYLYYLNAKYENYDIDQRISADSNLFGATRVRGELEGIHRYTFSYTTEIETREVPIIYPEEPEEDDGTEEEPEEPEEGDGTEEEPEEPEEGDGTEEEPEEPEEGDGTEEEPEEPEEGDGTEEEPDESEEDDGTEEEPDESEENGGTEEEPEESEEDDGIEEVPEGESGNEVESEESEVDDGTLEETNNPEEEIEESENEEEVLIDEPQTNRDPSEEQPVDPPIEEDRPTHRTIKVALINIEIKTISQFIDENSDTLSEEELDKFGPIQELDRFENKVFLQSPFGMSQDAIVVEKYGYRGLNERNKHNYIELLAEAGTPVYGLDNSGSGRVHAVGNNSVTINTSLNKRVVLSPLKNIKVRNRDWVDADTLIGETTGNLRVEVIERRTLRPNRNIYPSAYIFDLIFQYPSEIDGFTNNSSRSISGSLKNPGQMILQWEHLVREACEKYGIPEYVNMILAIIRVESGGDAERFPDIMQASESQGMPPNTIDDPVTSIDRGTHYFAQLLNKARTLHLDDRAALQAYNYGEGFLDWLANTNKQYNLLHAELYAREKSNRQTVRYTHPVAIAHGFSWRYAYGNMFYVPIVTNYLWLENSRFLETAINEIGTFHGEKYWRWYGFEGRVEWCAIFVSWVADQVGYLNQEKIIKSANCLEMINWLTEKGNYRKTSESYHPQPGDLIFFDWNGGGTGKDHVGIVEFTDGNIIQTVEGNTSNKVARRTYFLNDPSISGYGILQ encoded by the coding sequence ATGAATGAGACATATGAGGGGAATAAACAAGAAAACAACAAGCAGCAAGAGTTGTTATCGATTAAATTGAAACATGTCAGCACGAAAGAACAAGAAAAGAAAGCACTAAAAAAACGAATCCGTCTAAAAAAACATCAACAAAATTTAGCTAGAAAAAAAAGTAATAACTTACAGCTGAAAAATAGAAATATCATTGACTTCAAACAACACATGGTGAATAGCCAGGTAAGAAAAGCACCATTAGGTAAGGGCGCAACAAACAAATATTCAAAGAAAATTAGTCACTTTAAAAAGCGCCAGCTTATCACAAGAAAAAATCAGCTAAACAAAGTAAATCGAAACGAAAAACATAGTACAACTAGAGAAAAAGCATATTTCATAAAGAATAAACATAGATCTCCTAAAGAAATCGATCATGCGCTTCTTGGAATAAAAAAAAGGCAAATTTTCCCTAATAATAGTGGAACGAGTCGACGAAATAAGCTCTCTTCGGAAACAATCAATAAACAAAAACTAGAATCAAAAAAATTCTACCATAAGAAACAAGAAAAACTAGATAACAATGGCCTCAATCTAGCTGGAATAAAAAATACACTTACAGCAAATAAACAAACCAGAGCAAAGAAGCTTGAAGAAAAACTATTTGGTATCAAAGACAAACTTGAGCATAAACATCAGGTGTTGAGTAACTCTAAAAAAATCAAGCGATTAAAAAAGAAGACAAAGATTCCATCGAAAAAAAAGTTCAAACCTAATTTTAAAAAAAATCTAGCACAAACAGCAATCGATACAGTTGGCAGAAATAAAGATGGTGAATTAAATATACTTGGTGTTCTTTTAGTCTTGTTTATTATTCTAAAGTTGATTCTGATGTTGCTATCCGTCAAAGTAATGATGATTTTGGCGGTTGTCATCGTAGTGGTAGTTGTAATCGTCGCTATCTTTAATTTTATTGCCAGTATATTTACGATAAAAACAGAAGATATGGCTCTGGCAGAGGCATACGAGCATGTCACGTTTTTAGATGCTAGGAAGAATAAAGAAGTTCAACAAGTTTTTGAAGATTTTTCTGAAGATTCTGAAATTGAAGAGGTTTATTTCGTTGTAAATGGTGTAGCAAGACCAGATAATAATTTTTTGTATAGTTCTGATGCAGATACGTATCTTTACTATTTGAATGCAAAATATGAAAACTATGATATCGATCAACGAATTTCAGCAGACAGTAATCTTTTTGGTGCAACAAGAGTTCGTGGAGAATTAGAAGGCATCCATAGATATACCTTTAGTTACACGACAGAAATCGAAACAAGAGAAGTTCCGATCATTTATCCTGAAGAACCAGAAGAAGACGATGGAACCGAGGAAGAGCCAGAAGAACCAGAAGAAGGCGATGGAACCGAGGAAGAGCCAGAAGAACCAGAAGAAGGCGATGGAACCGAGGAAGAGCCAGAAGAACCAGAAGAAGGCGATGGAACCGAGGAAGAGCCAGAAGAACCAGAAGAAGGTGATGGAACCGAGGAAGAGCCAGATGAATCAGAAGAAGATGATGGAACCGAGGAAGAGCCAGATGAATCAGAAGAAAATGGCGGAACCGAGGAAGAGCCAGAAGAATCGGAAGAAGATGACGGAATCGAAGAAGTACCAGAAGGAGAAAGTGGGAACGAGGTAGAATCAGAGGAATCAGAAGTAGATGATGGAACACTGGAAGAAACAAACAATCCAGAAGAAGAAATCGAAGAATCAGAGAATGAAGAGGAAGTCTTAATAGATGAGCCGCAAACAAATAGAGACCCAAGTGAGGAACAGCCAGTTGATCCGCCGATTGAAGAAGATCGGCCAACTCATCGAACAATCAAAGTGGCATTGATCAATATTGAAATCAAGACAATCAGTCAGTTTATTGATGAAAACTCAGATACTCTCTCAGAAGAAGAACTAGATAAGTTTGGACCGATACAGGAATTAGATCGGTTTGAAAATAAAGTGTTTTTACAAAGTCCTTTTGGTATGAGTCAAGATGCAATCGTTGTTGAAAAATATGGCTATCGTGGATTAAATGAAAGAAATAAACACAATTATATTGAATTACTAGCTGAAGCTGGTACACCAGTTTATGGACTTGACAATTCTGGCTCAGGAAGAGTTCATGCAGTTGGGAATAATTCTGTCACTATCAATACTTCCTTAAATAAAAGAGTTGTTTTATCTCCATTAAAAAATATCAAAGTGAGAAATAGAGATTGGGTCGATGCCGATACACTGATAGGAGAAACGACTGGGAATTTGAGGGTTGAAGTCATTGAACGTCGAACCCTTCGGCCAAATCGCAATATTTATCCGTCTGCTTATATTTTTGATTTGATATTTCAATATCCGTCTGAGATAGATGGATTTACAAATAATTCGTCAAGATCAATTTCAGGAAGTCTTAAAAACCCAGGACAAATGATTTTACAATGGGAACATCTTGTTCGAGAAGCCTGTGAAAAATACGGTATTCCAGAATATGTCAATATGATCTTGGCAATCATCCGAGTAGAGTCTGGTGGTGATGCAGAAAGATTTCCAGATATTATGCAAGCCAGTGAATCGCAAGGTATGCCACCAAATACGATCGATGATCCAGTAACTTCTATTGATCGAGGAACTCATTATTTTGCTCAATTATTGAACAAAGCCAGAACATTGCATTTGGATGATCGTGCGGCTCTTCAAGCGTATAACTATGGAGAAGGCTTTTTAGATTGGTTAGCTAATACGAATAAACAATATAATCTACTTCATGCAGAGTTATATGCTAGAGAGAAAAGTAACAGACAGACTGTGCGTTACACACATCCAGTAGCGATTGCTCATGGATTTTCCTGGCGATATGCCTATGGAAATATGTTCTATGTACCTATTGTTACTAATTATCTCTGGCTTGAAAATTCAAGATTTCTTGAGACAGCGATCAACGAGATTGGTACTTTTCATGGAGAGAAGTATTGGAGATGGTACGGTTTTGAAGGACGGGTTGAATGGTGTGCGATTTTTGTGAGCTGGGTAGCAGATCAAGTCGGTTACCTGAACCAAGAAAAAATAATAAAATCAGCAAATTGTTTAGAGATGATCAACTGGTTAACGGAAAAAGGAAACTATAGGAAAACTTCAGAGAGTTACCATCCGCAACCAGGTGATTTGATTTTCTTTGACTGGAATGGAGGTGGTACAGGGAAAGATCATGTAGGAATCGTGGAATTTACAGACGGAAATATCATACAAACCGTCGAGGGGAATACTTCCAATAAAGTAGCCAGAAGAACCTATTTCCTCAATGATCCAAGCATTTCGGGTTATGGTATTCTCCAATAA
- a CDS encoding VirB4-like conjugal transfer ATPase, CD1110 family: MKNLIRPNLMKVNFRQKKNKKNRQEEKKSFLLFEKIYDNGICLIDENEYSLTINIEDISYQLCSEEQRMQIFIKYCEFLNSLDASIDYKVTLVKKKKTVEELDHVLFKEKNERYDDKYRQEMNDYLKTKINEKKNAFAKRIFLTFTQKHENQAFAERELFLIADQVELFARKIGSTIHILNGEERKELIGQVIKNENNELLPKRIDFKADKQLIKIENKLNQTLYLSGYPAELSDECLTGLMEIDEEITLTVSCRPIPIANSFDLVKTKMAYMDQQKVDEQRKALNSGYDYEMLPYDLSYSLDEAKELLDSLQSKSQKLFEVTVLINFYAEDQGKLKKIASKIKSVGRRFGCTIIEIAYLQKLALNTALPIGKNHIPLNRLLATSAVSALMPFSVSEMLHENGNYYGINSVTKNLTILDRKKLMAPNGFVLGTPGSGKSFSVKREIVNVLLRNPKDEVIVIDPESEYLHICNEFDGQMVRLAGNSTTCINPMDINSNYGDDSNPIALKTQFLISLCELITGGILGLSSQQKTIIDRVCRNIYHEPKQVPTLKEFYMALNEQPEEDAKQLAIELELYTEGSLALFSKQTNVDLNKRLIIFDIKDLGKQLKPFGMLVVLDQIWNRITLNRESGIRTWLYIDELQLLFTNEYSENYFFELWSRARKWGAIPTGITQNVETLLLSDLARRMLSNSDFVVMFNQAKSDRSELTRLFDISEEQEKYVLNGSEGTGLMVFGDTIIPFEDRLPKETNLYQIMTTKPGEEVKTKQDYE, translated from the coding sequence ATGAAGAATCTGATACGTCCCAACTTGATGAAGGTCAACTTCAGACAGAAAAAGAATAAAAAAAACAGGCAAGAGGAAAAGAAATCTTTTTTGCTTTTTGAAAAAATCTATGACAATGGCATTTGTCTAATTGACGAAAATGAATACTCGCTAACGATCAACATCGAAGATATCAGTTATCAACTTTGTTCAGAGGAACAACGCATGCAGATATTCATTAAATATTGTGAATTTCTAAATTCTTTAGACGCTTCCATTGATTATAAGGTTACGTTAGTAAAAAAGAAAAAAACAGTTGAAGAATTGGATCATGTCCTTTTTAAAGAAAAAAATGAGCGATATGATGATAAATACCGCCAGGAAATGAATGATTATTTAAAGACGAAAATCAATGAAAAAAAGAATGCTTTTGCGAAAAGGATTTTTTTAACATTCACACAGAAACATGAGAATCAAGCATTCGCGGAAAGAGAACTATTTTTGATTGCCGATCAAGTAGAATTATTCGCTAGAAAGATCGGTTCTACGATCCATATTTTGAATGGTGAGGAACGCAAAGAGTTGATTGGTCAAGTTATTAAAAATGAAAATAACGAATTACTTCCAAAGCGAATCGACTTTAAAGCGGATAAACAGTTGATCAAGATCGAAAACAAGTTGAATCAAACACTCTATTTGAGCGGATATCCTGCTGAACTTTCAGATGAATGTTTAACAGGTCTAATGGAGATTGATGAAGAAATCACGTTGACTGTCAGTTGTCGACCAATACCGATCGCAAATAGCTTCGATCTAGTAAAGACTAAAATGGCCTATATGGATCAGCAAAAAGTGGATGAGCAACGAAAAGCGTTGAATAGTGGTTATGATTACGAGATGCTTCCATACGATCTATCCTATTCACTTGACGAAGCAAAAGAGCTATTGGATTCGTTACAAAGCAAAAGTCAAAAACTATTTGAAGTAACCGTCTTGATCAATTTTTATGCAGAGGACCAAGGAAAGTTAAAAAAAATCGCAAGTAAAATCAAGTCAGTAGGTCGGAGATTTGGCTGTACGATCATTGAAATAGCTTATTTGCAGAAATTAGCCTTAAACACGGCTTTACCAATAGGGAAAAACCATATTCCATTAAATCGTTTATTAGCAACATCGGCAGTTTCCGCATTGATGCCATTTTCGGTTTCTGAAATGCTCCATGAGAATGGAAATTATTATGGAATCAATTCTGTGACAAAAAATCTGACGATTCTTGACCGCAAGAAACTAATGGCTCCAAATGGATTTGTCTTAGGAACACCAGGATCTGGTAAGAGTTTTTCTGTAAAACGAGAGATTGTCAATGTTTTGCTAAGAAACCCCAAAGATGAGGTGATCGTCATTGATCCAGAGTCAGAATATCTTCATATTTGCAATGAATTTGATGGTCAGATGGTTCGATTGGCGGGGAATTCAACCACCTGTATCAATCCCATGGATATCAATAGTAACTATGGCGATGACTCAAACCCGATTGCTCTAAAAACCCAATTTTTGATTTCACTATGCGAGTTGATCACAGGCGGTATCTTAGGGCTGTCTTCGCAACAAAAGACGATTATCGACCGAGTATGCCGTAACATTTACCACGAACCTAAACAAGTACCCACATTGAAAGAATTTTATATGGCGCTAAATGAACAGCCCGAAGAAGATGCAAAGCAATTGGCGATTGAATTGGAGCTTTATACAGAAGGTAGTCTAGCACTATTTTCGAAACAGACGAATGTTGATTTGAATAAACGTTTGATTATTTTTGATATCAAAGATCTAGGAAAACAGCTAAAACCGTTTGGAATGTTAGTTGTCTTAGATCAAATTTGGAATCGTATCACGCTAAATCGAGAATCAGGGATCCGTACATGGTTATATATCGATGAATTACAGCTACTGTTTACAAATGAATATTCCGAAAATTATTTCTTTGAATTGTGGAGTAGAGCAAGAAAATGGGGGGCTATACCAACAGGAATCACGCAAAATGTCGAGACATTATTACTATCTGATCTAGCCAGAAGAATGCTTTCTAATAGTGACTTTGTTGTTATGTTCAATCAAGCAAAATCGGACCGTTCAGAGTTGACTCGTTTATTCGATATATCGGAAGAACAGGAAAAGTATGTATTAAATGGGAGTGAAGGGACTGGATTGATGGTGTTTGGCGACACGATCATCCCATTTGAAGACAGACTTCCGAAAGAGACGAATCTCTATCAAATCATGACGACTAAACCTGGTGAAGAGGTAAAGACAAAGCAAGATTATGAATGA